Proteins from a genomic interval of Harpia harpyja isolate bHarHar1 chromosome 9, bHarHar1 primary haplotype, whole genome shotgun sequence:
- the RIPOR1 gene encoding rho family-interacting cell polarization regulator 1 isoform X5, translated as MNSKPKGRPSRSHSTMSLSVRPQRRVLVTKINRSQSFAGVNSTADRPFRNLSPFTPTVSRKTGSRVSRMFSMSHKSPPPKVPQPNRLDEVYEALKKGLTAYLEVHQMELEKLSTQIRESKRNSRLGFLYDLDKQVKSIERFLRRLEFHASKIDELYEAYCIQRRLRDGAHNMVKAYSTGSPGSREARESLAEASKGYKEYTENMCLLENELESQLGEFHIRMKGNTSCSIPGLLPACLLPADAPLPSLAGLAGFARLCAGDQYEIFMKYGRQRWKLRGRIEVNSKQVWDSEEMVFLPLVTEFLSIKVTELKSLANHVVVGNVSCETKDLFAALPQVVAVDINDLGTLKLSLEVTWNPFDKDDQPSAASTVNKASTVNKRFSTYNQSPPDTPSLREQAFYSPGRAANKHGWSLLDIFRETLFEKLSQSCSCGDVSSAELGRWPQQGRNMLRRQEELENGTAWSISSESSDDSSSPQLSGSARHAAHKPVVQPEVQASAPAIEISFSQQPEEARAGPGAGGVGVPPAGSQPEEPGSCKKVTVANGHMPYSRTLSHISEASVDATMEAKAVESPWEPAPSPEEDAGTGEQDVDPLPGASVAAAMAGQDRGAEAKPRASVAWAVTCEAEAGGAEPTQSRVPAQGGCGTGDPTVLAQASVEERPVPAPPLPADIPEVPRGKAVDSGLEEAIGLLGSALDDYRGQFPELQPLERELKRLEEMLLQKQGIFLSRASSISLTVEHALESFSFLNTSDMEDSEGSEEEPLQDERRAGRPRRSSRATSAGETGADDTGMCSGSEASTDPMTTGNEFLDKALVLHLNNCNRLLLKLGTFGPLRCREMYALDRLMQEAQVLEIVCQLTEERAGAASSAAEVVQFSTRKEGVLPLWDRCVEVPNVYTCPAERFLQVLSAQYAAPISERHPGLADAVCVKLVEDVMNRRLPRRPGSAQGEEITIFQYWSHFESLSTLVLDIYMMELAEEALLAQNLNSDDQDVVLRALKRVPEGRLKKEGLKALSLLLVEGNSKVVSAVSAQLRSLAENPRFRQRALVCYLEQLEDEEVQTRVAGCAALGCLKAKESIEQLVYLCQTDKEPVREAAKQSLMLCGEDGKSAHRRLEETLDSLPRIFAPASMASTAF; from the exons GGAGGCCCTCCAGGTCACACTCAACGATGTCACTGTCTGTGCGCCCGCAGCGCCGAGTCCTCGTCACCAAGATCAATAGGAGCCAGTCCTTTGCAGGAGTGAACTCGACGGCCGACCGGCCCTTCAG GAACCTCTCGCCCTTCACCCCCACCGTCTCCCGCAAGACTGGCTCCAGGGTCAGTAGGATGTTCTCAATGTCCCACAAATCCCCACCACCCAAGGTGCCTCAGCCCAACCGCCTGGACGAGGTGTACGAAGCTCTCAAGAAGGGCCTGAC AGCCTACCTGGAGGTGCACCAGATGGAACTGGAGAAGCTCAGCACCCAGATCCGCGAGTCCAAGAGGAATTCACGCCTG gGCTTTCTCTACGATCTGGATAAG CAAGTGAAGTCAATTGAGCGCTTCCTGCGTCGCCTGGAGTTTCATGCTAGCAAG ATAGATGAGCTCTACGAGGCTTATTGCATCCAGCGGCGGCTCCGTGATGGAGCCCACAACATGGTCAAGGCTTATAGCACGGGCTCGCCGGGCAGCCGGGAGGCACGCGAGAGCCTGGCTGAGGCCAGCAAGGGCTACAAGGAGTACACGGAG aACATGTGTTTGTTGGAGAACGAGCTGGAGAGCCAGCTGGGCGAGTTCCACATCCGGATGAAAGGTAACACatcctgctccatccctggcttgctgcctgcctgcctgctgcctgctgatGCCCCTCTGCCTTCTCTTGCAGGACTGGCAGGCTTTGCCCGGCTTTGTGCTGGTGACCAGTATGAG ATCTTCATGAAGTATGGACGGCAGCGGTGGAAGCTGCGGGGGCGCATTGAGGTGAACAGCAAGCAGGTGTGGGACAGCGAGGAAATGGTTTTCTTGCCCCTCGTCACTGAGTTCCTCTCCATCAAG gTGACGGAGCTAAAGAGCCTGGCCAACCATGTTGTGGTGGGCAACGTGTCCTGTGAGACCAAGGACCTCTTTGCGGCTCTACCCCAGGTAGTGGCTGTGGATATCAATGACTTGGGCACCCTCAAACTCAGCCTGGAGGTGACCTGGAA cCCCTTCGACAAGGATGACCAGCCCTCAGCAGCCAGCACTGTCAACAAGGCTTCCACAGTGAACAAGAGGTTCTCCACCTACAACCAGAGCCCACCTGACACGCCGTCCCTGCGGGAACAGGCTTTCTAC agcccggggcgggcggccaACAAGCATGGTTGGTCCTTGCTGGACATCTTTCGGGAGACACTCTTCGAGAAGCTATCTCAAAGCTGCTCCTGCGGCGACGTCTCCTCGGCCGAGCTCGGGAGATGGCCGCAGCAGGGCCGC aacATGCTGCGGcgccaggaggagctggagaacGGCACGGCCTGGTCCATCTCCTCCGAGTCCTCGGACGACTCCTCCAGTCCCCAGCTGTCTGGCAGCGCCCGCCATGCTGCGCACAAGCCTGTCGTGCAGCCCGAGGTGCAGGCCTCCGCCCCCGCCATCGAGATCTCCTTCTCCCAGCAGCCGGAGGAGGCCAGGGCTgggcccggggctggcggcgttGGCGTCCCCCCTGCCGGCAGCCAGCCGGAGGAGCCGGGCAGCTGTAAGAAGGTGACGGTGGCCAACGGGCACATGCCCTACTCCCGGACTCTGAGCCACATCAGCGAGGCCAGTGTGGATGCCACGATGGAGGCCAAGGCTGTGGAGAGCCCCTGGGAGCCTGCGCCCAGCCCGGAGGAGGACGCAGGGACCGGGGAGCAGGACGTGGACCCCCTCCCCGGCGCCTCGGTGGCAGCCGCCATGGCAGGGCAGGACAGGGGTGCTGAGGCCAAGCCCCGCGCCTCTGTGGCGTGGGCCGTCACCTGTGAGGCGGAGGCTGGTGGGGCCGAGCCAACGCAGAGCCGGGTGCCAGCACAGGGCGGCTGCGGCACTGGGGACCCCACAGTGCTGGCACAAGCCTCCGTGGAGGAGAGGCccgtccccgccccgccgctgcctgcTGACATCCCCGAGGTGCCGCGGGGGAAGGCAGTGGATTCGGGTCTGGAGGAGGCCATTGGCCTCCTGGGCTCAGCCCTGGATGACTACCGGGGGCAGTTCCCAGAGCTGCAGCCCCTTGAACGGGAGCTCAAGCGcctggaggagatgctgctg cagaagcagggcaTCTTCCTCAGCCGGGCCTCCAGCATCAGCCTGACAGTGGAGCATGCGCTGGAGAGCTTCAGCTTCCTCAACACCTCCGACATGGAGGACTCGGAGGGCTCCGAGGAGGAGCCTCTCCAAGACGAAAG GAGGGCTGGAAGACCCCGGCGCAGCAGCAGGGCCACCAGCGCTGGCGAGACGGGGGCAGACGACACCGGCATGTGCAGCGGCTCTGAGGCCAGCACCGACCCCATGACCACCGGCAACGAGTTCCTGGATAAGGCCCTGGTGCTTCACCTCAACAACTGCAACCGCCTGCTGCTG AAGCTGGGCACCTTCGGTCCCCTGCGATGCCGGGAGATGTATGCGCTGGACAGGCTGATGCAGGAGGCACAGGTGCTGGAGATCGTGTGCCAGCTGACGGAGGAGCGAGCGggagcagccagctctgctgctgaag TGGTGCAGTTCTCGACACGGAAGGAGGGCGTGCTGCCCCTTTGGGACCGCTGCGTGGAGGTGCCCAATGTCTACACCTGTCCCGCGGAGCGGTTCCTGCAGGTGCTCAGCGCCCAGTATGCAGCACCCATCAGCGAGCGGCACCCTGGCCTGGCTGATGCCG TGTGTGTGAAGCTGGTGGAGGATGTGATGAATCGGCGGCTGCCCCGGCGGCCTGGCAGTGCCCAGGGCGAGGAGATCACCATCTTCCAGTACTGGAGCCATTTTGAGTCGCTCAGCACCCTGGTACTCGACATCTACATGATGGAGCTGGCAGAGGAAG cactgctggcGCAGAACCTCAACTCAGATGACCAGGATGTGGTGCTGCGTGCCCTGAAGCGCGTGCCCGAGGGCCGCCTGAAGAAGGAGGGACTGAAGGCCCTGAGCCTGCTCCTCGTTGAGGGCAACAGCAAGGTGGTGAGCGCCGTGTCGGCCCAGCTCCGCAGCCTGGCGGAAAACCCCCGCTTCCGCCAACGG GCCCTCGTGTGCTacctggagcagctggaggatgAGGAGGTGCAGACGCGTGTGGCAGGGTGTGCGGCGCTGGGCTGCCTGAAG GCCAAGGAGAGCATTGAGCAGCTGGTTTACCTGTGCCAAACCGACAAGGAGCCTGTGCGGGAGGCAGCCAAGCAGAGCCTGATGCTGTGCG GGGAAGATGGTAAATCAGCTCACCGGCGGCTGGAGGAGACCCTGGACAGCCTCCCAAGGATCTTTGCACCAGCCAGCATGGCCAGTACAGCTTTCTGA
- the RIPOR1 gene encoding rho family-interacting cell polarization regulator 1 isoform X1, producing the protein MERAGVGAAKSLHELPACSPSMGVEQRGCTEPGPLSPRASSLASPGTWRPSRSHSTMSLSVRPQRRVLVTKINRSQSFAGVNSTADRPFRNLSPFTPTVSRKTGSRVSRMFSMSHKSPPPKVPQPNRLDEVYEALKKGLTAYLEVHQMELEKLSTQIRESKRNSRLGFLYDLDKQVKSIERFLRRLEFHASKIDELYEAYCIQRRLRDGAHNMVKAYSTGSPGSREARESLAEASKGYKEYTENMCLLENELESQLGEFHIRMKGNTSCSIPGLLPACLLPADAPLPSLAGLAGFARLCAGDQYEIFMKYGRQRWKLRGRIEVNSKQVWDSEEMVFLPLVTEFLSIKVTELKSLANHVVVGNVSCETKDLFAALPQVVAVDINDLGTLKLSLEVTWNPFDKDDQPSAASTVNKASTVNKRFSTYNQSPPDTPSLREQAFYSPGRAANKHGWSLLDIFRETLFEKLSQSCSCGDVSSAELGRWPQQGRNMLRRQEELENGTAWSISSESSDDSSSPQLSGSARHAAHKPVVQPEVQASAPAIEISFSQQPEEARAGPGAGGVGVPPAGSQPEEPGSCKKVTVANGHMPYSRTLSHISEASVDATMEAKAVESPWEPAPSPEEDAGTGEQDVDPLPGASVAAAMAGQDRGAEAKPRASVAWAVTCEAEAGGAEPTQSRVPAQGGCGTGDPTVLAQASVEERPVPAPPLPADIPEVPRGKAVDSGLEEAIGLLGSALDDYRGQFPELQPLERELKRLEEMLLQKQGIFLSRASSISLTVEHALESFSFLNTSDMEDSEGSEEEPLQDERRAGRPRRSSRATSAGETGADDTGMCSGSEASTDPMTTGNEFLDKALVLHLNNCNRLLLKLGTFGPLRCREMYALDRLMQEAQVLEIVCQLTEERAGAASSAAEVVQFSTRKEGVLPLWDRCVEVPNVYTCPAERFLQVLSAQYAAPISERHPGLADAVCVKLVEDVMNRRLPRRPGSAQGEEITIFQYWSHFESLSTLVLDIYMMELAEEALLAQNLNSDDQDVVLRALKRVPEGRLKKEGLKALSLLLVEGNSKVVSAVSAQLRSLAENPRFRQRALVCYLEQLEDEEVQTRVAGCAALGCLKAKESIEQLVYLCQTDKEPVREAAKQSLMLCGEDGKSAHRRLEETLDSLPRIFAPASMASTAF; encoded by the exons GGAGGCCCTCCAGGTCACACTCAACGATGTCACTGTCTGTGCGCCCGCAGCGCCGAGTCCTCGTCACCAAGATCAATAGGAGCCAGTCCTTTGCAGGAGTGAACTCGACGGCCGACCGGCCCTTCAG GAACCTCTCGCCCTTCACCCCCACCGTCTCCCGCAAGACTGGCTCCAGGGTCAGTAGGATGTTCTCAATGTCCCACAAATCCCCACCACCCAAGGTGCCTCAGCCCAACCGCCTGGACGAGGTGTACGAAGCTCTCAAGAAGGGCCTGAC AGCCTACCTGGAGGTGCACCAGATGGAACTGGAGAAGCTCAGCACCCAGATCCGCGAGTCCAAGAGGAATTCACGCCTG gGCTTTCTCTACGATCTGGATAAG CAAGTGAAGTCAATTGAGCGCTTCCTGCGTCGCCTGGAGTTTCATGCTAGCAAG ATAGATGAGCTCTACGAGGCTTATTGCATCCAGCGGCGGCTCCGTGATGGAGCCCACAACATGGTCAAGGCTTATAGCACGGGCTCGCCGGGCAGCCGGGAGGCACGCGAGAGCCTGGCTGAGGCCAGCAAGGGCTACAAGGAGTACACGGAG aACATGTGTTTGTTGGAGAACGAGCTGGAGAGCCAGCTGGGCGAGTTCCACATCCGGATGAAAGGTAACACatcctgctccatccctggcttgctgcctgcctgcctgctgcctgctgatGCCCCTCTGCCTTCTCTTGCAGGACTGGCAGGCTTTGCCCGGCTTTGTGCTGGTGACCAGTATGAG ATCTTCATGAAGTATGGACGGCAGCGGTGGAAGCTGCGGGGGCGCATTGAGGTGAACAGCAAGCAGGTGTGGGACAGCGAGGAAATGGTTTTCTTGCCCCTCGTCACTGAGTTCCTCTCCATCAAG gTGACGGAGCTAAAGAGCCTGGCCAACCATGTTGTGGTGGGCAACGTGTCCTGTGAGACCAAGGACCTCTTTGCGGCTCTACCCCAGGTAGTGGCTGTGGATATCAATGACTTGGGCACCCTCAAACTCAGCCTGGAGGTGACCTGGAA cCCCTTCGACAAGGATGACCAGCCCTCAGCAGCCAGCACTGTCAACAAGGCTTCCACAGTGAACAAGAGGTTCTCCACCTACAACCAGAGCCCACCTGACACGCCGTCCCTGCGGGAACAGGCTTTCTAC agcccggggcgggcggccaACAAGCATGGTTGGTCCTTGCTGGACATCTTTCGGGAGACACTCTTCGAGAAGCTATCTCAAAGCTGCTCCTGCGGCGACGTCTCCTCGGCCGAGCTCGGGAGATGGCCGCAGCAGGGCCGC aacATGCTGCGGcgccaggaggagctggagaacGGCACGGCCTGGTCCATCTCCTCCGAGTCCTCGGACGACTCCTCCAGTCCCCAGCTGTCTGGCAGCGCCCGCCATGCTGCGCACAAGCCTGTCGTGCAGCCCGAGGTGCAGGCCTCCGCCCCCGCCATCGAGATCTCCTTCTCCCAGCAGCCGGAGGAGGCCAGGGCTgggcccggggctggcggcgttGGCGTCCCCCCTGCCGGCAGCCAGCCGGAGGAGCCGGGCAGCTGTAAGAAGGTGACGGTGGCCAACGGGCACATGCCCTACTCCCGGACTCTGAGCCACATCAGCGAGGCCAGTGTGGATGCCACGATGGAGGCCAAGGCTGTGGAGAGCCCCTGGGAGCCTGCGCCCAGCCCGGAGGAGGACGCAGGGACCGGGGAGCAGGACGTGGACCCCCTCCCCGGCGCCTCGGTGGCAGCCGCCATGGCAGGGCAGGACAGGGGTGCTGAGGCCAAGCCCCGCGCCTCTGTGGCGTGGGCCGTCACCTGTGAGGCGGAGGCTGGTGGGGCCGAGCCAACGCAGAGCCGGGTGCCAGCACAGGGCGGCTGCGGCACTGGGGACCCCACAGTGCTGGCACAAGCCTCCGTGGAGGAGAGGCccgtccccgccccgccgctgcctgcTGACATCCCCGAGGTGCCGCGGGGGAAGGCAGTGGATTCGGGTCTGGAGGAGGCCATTGGCCTCCTGGGCTCAGCCCTGGATGACTACCGGGGGCAGTTCCCAGAGCTGCAGCCCCTTGAACGGGAGCTCAAGCGcctggaggagatgctgctg cagaagcagggcaTCTTCCTCAGCCGGGCCTCCAGCATCAGCCTGACAGTGGAGCATGCGCTGGAGAGCTTCAGCTTCCTCAACACCTCCGACATGGAGGACTCGGAGGGCTCCGAGGAGGAGCCTCTCCAAGACGAAAG GAGGGCTGGAAGACCCCGGCGCAGCAGCAGGGCCACCAGCGCTGGCGAGACGGGGGCAGACGACACCGGCATGTGCAGCGGCTCTGAGGCCAGCACCGACCCCATGACCACCGGCAACGAGTTCCTGGATAAGGCCCTGGTGCTTCACCTCAACAACTGCAACCGCCTGCTGCTG AAGCTGGGCACCTTCGGTCCCCTGCGATGCCGGGAGATGTATGCGCTGGACAGGCTGATGCAGGAGGCACAGGTGCTGGAGATCGTGTGCCAGCTGACGGAGGAGCGAGCGggagcagccagctctgctgctgaag TGGTGCAGTTCTCGACACGGAAGGAGGGCGTGCTGCCCCTTTGGGACCGCTGCGTGGAGGTGCCCAATGTCTACACCTGTCCCGCGGAGCGGTTCCTGCAGGTGCTCAGCGCCCAGTATGCAGCACCCATCAGCGAGCGGCACCCTGGCCTGGCTGATGCCG TGTGTGTGAAGCTGGTGGAGGATGTGATGAATCGGCGGCTGCCCCGGCGGCCTGGCAGTGCCCAGGGCGAGGAGATCACCATCTTCCAGTACTGGAGCCATTTTGAGTCGCTCAGCACCCTGGTACTCGACATCTACATGATGGAGCTGGCAGAGGAAG cactgctggcGCAGAACCTCAACTCAGATGACCAGGATGTGGTGCTGCGTGCCCTGAAGCGCGTGCCCGAGGGCCGCCTGAAGAAGGAGGGACTGAAGGCCCTGAGCCTGCTCCTCGTTGAGGGCAACAGCAAGGTGGTGAGCGCCGTGTCGGCCCAGCTCCGCAGCCTGGCGGAAAACCCCCGCTTCCGCCAACGG GCCCTCGTGTGCTacctggagcagctggaggatgAGGAGGTGCAGACGCGTGTGGCAGGGTGTGCGGCGCTGGGCTGCCTGAAG GCCAAGGAGAGCATTGAGCAGCTGGTTTACCTGTGCCAAACCGACAAGGAGCCTGTGCGGGAGGCAGCCAAGCAGAGCCTGATGCTGTGCG GGGAAGATGGTAAATCAGCTCACCGGCGGCTGGAGGAGACCCTGGACAGCCTCCCAAGGATCTTTGCACCAGCCAGCATGGCCAGTACAGCTTTCTGA
- the RIPOR1 gene encoding rho family-interacting cell polarization regulator 1 isoform X3, with protein sequence MERAGVGAAKSLHELPACSPSMGVEQRGCTEPGPLSPRASSLASPGTWRPSRSHSTMSLSVRPQRRVLVTKINRSQSFAGVNSTADRPFRNLSPFTPTVSRKTGSRVSRMFSMSHKSPPPKVPQPNRLDEVYEALKKGLTAYLEVHQMELEKLSTQIRESKRNSRLGFLYDLDKQVKSIERFLRRLEFHASKIDELYEAYCIQRRLRDGAHNMVKAYSTGSPGSREARESLAEASKGYKEYTENMCLLENELESQLGEFHIRMKGLAGFARLCAGDQYEIFMKYGRQRWKLRGRIEVNSKQVWDSEEMVFLPLVTEFLSIKVTELKSLANHVVVGNVSCETKDLFAALPQVVAVDINDLGTLKLSLEVTWNPFDKDDQPSAASTVNKASTVNKRFSTYNQSPPDTPSLREQAFYSPGRAANKHGWSLLDIFRETLFEKLSQSCSCGDVSSAELGRWPQQGRNMLRRQEELENGTAWSISSESSDDSSSPQLSGSARHAAHKPVVQPEVQASAPAIEISFSQQPEEARAGPGAGGVGVPPAGSQPEEPGSCKKVTVANGHMPYSRTLSHISEASVDATMEAKAVESPWEPAPSPEEDAGTGEQDVDPLPGASVAAAMAGQDRGAEAKPRASVAWAVTCEAEAGGAEPTQSRVPAQGGCGTGDPTVLAQASVEERPVPAPPLPADIPEVPRGKAVDSGLEEAIGLLGSALDDYRGQFPELQPLERELKRLEEMLLQKQGIFLSRASSISLTVEHALESFSFLNTSDMEDSEGSEEEPLQDERRAGRPRRSSRATSAGETGADDTGMCSGSEASTDPMTTGNEFLDKALVLHLNNCNRLLLKLGTFGPLRCREMYALDRLMQEAQVLEIVCQLTEERAGAASSAAEVVQFSTRKEGVLPLWDRCVEVPNVYTCPAERFLQVLSAQYAAPISERHPGLADAVCVKLVEDVMNRRLPRRPGSAQGEEITIFQYWSHFESLSTLVLDIYMMELAEEALLAQNLNSDDQDVVLRALKRVPEGRLKKEGLKALSLLLVEGNSKVVSAVSAQLRSLAENPRFRQRALVCYLEQLEDEEVQTRVAGCAALGCLKAKESIEQLVYLCQTDKEPVREAAKQSLMLCGEDGKSAHRRLEETLDSLPRIFAPASMASTAF encoded by the exons GGAGGCCCTCCAGGTCACACTCAACGATGTCACTGTCTGTGCGCCCGCAGCGCCGAGTCCTCGTCACCAAGATCAATAGGAGCCAGTCCTTTGCAGGAGTGAACTCGACGGCCGACCGGCCCTTCAG GAACCTCTCGCCCTTCACCCCCACCGTCTCCCGCAAGACTGGCTCCAGGGTCAGTAGGATGTTCTCAATGTCCCACAAATCCCCACCACCCAAGGTGCCTCAGCCCAACCGCCTGGACGAGGTGTACGAAGCTCTCAAGAAGGGCCTGAC AGCCTACCTGGAGGTGCACCAGATGGAACTGGAGAAGCTCAGCACCCAGATCCGCGAGTCCAAGAGGAATTCACGCCTG gGCTTTCTCTACGATCTGGATAAG CAAGTGAAGTCAATTGAGCGCTTCCTGCGTCGCCTGGAGTTTCATGCTAGCAAG ATAGATGAGCTCTACGAGGCTTATTGCATCCAGCGGCGGCTCCGTGATGGAGCCCACAACATGGTCAAGGCTTATAGCACGGGCTCGCCGGGCAGCCGGGAGGCACGCGAGAGCCTGGCTGAGGCCAGCAAGGGCTACAAGGAGTACACGGAG aACATGTGTTTGTTGGAGAACGAGCTGGAGAGCCAGCTGGGCGAGTTCCACATCCGGATGAAAG GACTGGCAGGCTTTGCCCGGCTTTGTGCTGGTGACCAGTATGAG ATCTTCATGAAGTATGGACGGCAGCGGTGGAAGCTGCGGGGGCGCATTGAGGTGAACAGCAAGCAGGTGTGGGACAGCGAGGAAATGGTTTTCTTGCCCCTCGTCACTGAGTTCCTCTCCATCAAG gTGACGGAGCTAAAGAGCCTGGCCAACCATGTTGTGGTGGGCAACGTGTCCTGTGAGACCAAGGACCTCTTTGCGGCTCTACCCCAGGTAGTGGCTGTGGATATCAATGACTTGGGCACCCTCAAACTCAGCCTGGAGGTGACCTGGAA cCCCTTCGACAAGGATGACCAGCCCTCAGCAGCCAGCACTGTCAACAAGGCTTCCACAGTGAACAAGAGGTTCTCCACCTACAACCAGAGCCCACCTGACACGCCGTCCCTGCGGGAACAGGCTTTCTAC agcccggggcgggcggccaACAAGCATGGTTGGTCCTTGCTGGACATCTTTCGGGAGACACTCTTCGAGAAGCTATCTCAAAGCTGCTCCTGCGGCGACGTCTCCTCGGCCGAGCTCGGGAGATGGCCGCAGCAGGGCCGC aacATGCTGCGGcgccaggaggagctggagaacGGCACGGCCTGGTCCATCTCCTCCGAGTCCTCGGACGACTCCTCCAGTCCCCAGCTGTCTGGCAGCGCCCGCCATGCTGCGCACAAGCCTGTCGTGCAGCCCGAGGTGCAGGCCTCCGCCCCCGCCATCGAGATCTCCTTCTCCCAGCAGCCGGAGGAGGCCAGGGCTgggcccggggctggcggcgttGGCGTCCCCCCTGCCGGCAGCCAGCCGGAGGAGCCGGGCAGCTGTAAGAAGGTGACGGTGGCCAACGGGCACATGCCCTACTCCCGGACTCTGAGCCACATCAGCGAGGCCAGTGTGGATGCCACGATGGAGGCCAAGGCTGTGGAGAGCCCCTGGGAGCCTGCGCCCAGCCCGGAGGAGGACGCAGGGACCGGGGAGCAGGACGTGGACCCCCTCCCCGGCGCCTCGGTGGCAGCCGCCATGGCAGGGCAGGACAGGGGTGCTGAGGCCAAGCCCCGCGCCTCTGTGGCGTGGGCCGTCACCTGTGAGGCGGAGGCTGGTGGGGCCGAGCCAACGCAGAGCCGGGTGCCAGCACAGGGCGGCTGCGGCACTGGGGACCCCACAGTGCTGGCACAAGCCTCCGTGGAGGAGAGGCccgtccccgccccgccgctgcctgcTGACATCCCCGAGGTGCCGCGGGGGAAGGCAGTGGATTCGGGTCTGGAGGAGGCCATTGGCCTCCTGGGCTCAGCCCTGGATGACTACCGGGGGCAGTTCCCAGAGCTGCAGCCCCTTGAACGGGAGCTCAAGCGcctggaggagatgctgctg cagaagcagggcaTCTTCCTCAGCCGGGCCTCCAGCATCAGCCTGACAGTGGAGCATGCGCTGGAGAGCTTCAGCTTCCTCAACACCTCCGACATGGAGGACTCGGAGGGCTCCGAGGAGGAGCCTCTCCAAGACGAAAG GAGGGCTGGAAGACCCCGGCGCAGCAGCAGGGCCACCAGCGCTGGCGAGACGGGGGCAGACGACACCGGCATGTGCAGCGGCTCTGAGGCCAGCACCGACCCCATGACCACCGGCAACGAGTTCCTGGATAAGGCCCTGGTGCTTCACCTCAACAACTGCAACCGCCTGCTGCTG AAGCTGGGCACCTTCGGTCCCCTGCGATGCCGGGAGATGTATGCGCTGGACAGGCTGATGCAGGAGGCACAGGTGCTGGAGATCGTGTGCCAGCTGACGGAGGAGCGAGCGggagcagccagctctgctgctgaag TGGTGCAGTTCTCGACACGGAAGGAGGGCGTGCTGCCCCTTTGGGACCGCTGCGTGGAGGTGCCCAATGTCTACACCTGTCCCGCGGAGCGGTTCCTGCAGGTGCTCAGCGCCCAGTATGCAGCACCCATCAGCGAGCGGCACCCTGGCCTGGCTGATGCCG TGTGTGTGAAGCTGGTGGAGGATGTGATGAATCGGCGGCTGCCCCGGCGGCCTGGCAGTGCCCAGGGCGAGGAGATCACCATCTTCCAGTACTGGAGCCATTTTGAGTCGCTCAGCACCCTGGTACTCGACATCTACATGATGGAGCTGGCAGAGGAAG cactgctggcGCAGAACCTCAACTCAGATGACCAGGATGTGGTGCTGCGTGCCCTGAAGCGCGTGCCCGAGGGCCGCCTGAAGAAGGAGGGACTGAAGGCCCTGAGCCTGCTCCTCGTTGAGGGCAACAGCAAGGTGGTGAGCGCCGTGTCGGCCCAGCTCCGCAGCCTGGCGGAAAACCCCCGCTTCCGCCAACGG GCCCTCGTGTGCTacctggagcagctggaggatgAGGAGGTGCAGACGCGTGTGGCAGGGTGTGCGGCGCTGGGCTGCCTGAAG GCCAAGGAGAGCATTGAGCAGCTGGTTTACCTGTGCCAAACCGACAAGGAGCCTGTGCGGGAGGCAGCCAAGCAGAGCCTGATGCTGTGCG GGGAAGATGGTAAATCAGCTCACCGGCGGCTGGAGGAGACCCTGGACAGCCTCCCAAGGATCTTTGCACCAGCCAGCATGGCCAGTACAGCTTTCTGA